The DNA sequence taatctTATTTCATGTCAAAAATTTCAGGGTGGTTATACAGTGGAACAATCGTCCACTCAGGCTTCCTCTCCACCCTCTTTTTTTTGTGGGTCGCCGCCAAGCAGGGTCTCTAACCCACTAATTCAAGATGCTCGATTCGGGGATGAGGTCAACCAAGTATCACCTTGGGCAGTCCCTATTCAGCCTGGCATGCCAGCATCCCCCTCAGCATCTTCAAGGAAAGGAGCATGTGGTCGGGCAAATTTTGGTAACAAACCAGTTGTTAGAATTGAGGGCTTTGATTGTCTTGACAGGAATAGTCGCCACTGCAGCATTCCTACAATGGCTTAAAACCTTGAGTGAATACGTTAGAGAacacacaaaatctgaagaatAGAAGAACATTCAAAAAATGGATCGCAGCAGAGTAAATTAAACTTTTTCAGAAGAGAGAGTGACATCCTTTTGCCGATGTATATATATGTCTATAAAGAAAAGAATCGAGTCTGTAACTATTGTCTCAGTAACATCTGTAAGTAGTCATTAACCAGAATAATTGAGGGCTCACTAGTAGTC is a window from the Daucus carota subsp. sativus chromosome 8, DH1 v3.0, whole genome shotgun sequence genome containing:
- the LOC108197231 gene encoding uncharacterized protein LOC108197231 — encoded protein: MNNCAIQNASTTWEEMRSSVAVAVSVSDKRDTVVCPKPRRVGLINSFVDEPLRPVRWPMSHQSDFCESKAGNELLDIILSKGGYTVEQSSTQASSPPSFFCGSPPSRVSNPLIQDARFGDEVNQVSPWAVPIQPGMPASPSASSRKGACGRANFGNKPVVRIEGFDCLDRNSRHCSIPTMA